In Mangrovivirga cuniculi, the following proteins share a genomic window:
- a CDS encoding 3-hydroxyacyl-CoA dehydrogenase family protein, with protein MANDIASAEDIDKTWMIGMGGPLGPAAIMDMIGMKTVYDVCKLIDNQENSDASARRVKFIYENFIKKEKMGLIVGEGIYNYPEPAFTKENFLK; from the coding sequence ATGGCAAACGATATTGCCTCAGCTGAGGATATTGATAAAACCTGGATGATTGGAATGGGTGGCCCATTAGGTCCTGCTGCAATTATGGATATGATTGGTATGAAAACAGTATACGATGTTTGTAAATTGATCGATAACCAAGAAAATTCTGATGCTTCAGCCAGGCGGGTAAAATTCATTTATGAAAATTTCATCAAGAAGGAGAAAATGGGGTTGATTGTAGGTGAAGGAATTTACAATTATCCTGAACCTGCTTTTACCAAGGAAAACTTCCTTAAATAA
- a CDS encoding 3-hydroxyacyl-CoA dehydrogenase NAD-binding domain-containing protein: MNQLIYVYKKYHHCRRGTLGSQISFQVAFSGFNVTVYDAFEKGIEHCKDLHNRYGKIYKNEMNASDQQIKETHERLTYTTNLAEAVKDADLINESIPEDPEIKTAFYKELAIVAPEKTIFTTNSSTTIPSMYARETGRPDMFLALHFANQIWKANIGEVMGHKETDPEIFDTVVQFARDIGMVPIVIKKEHSGYVINSLLVPF; the protein is encoded by the coding sequence ATCAACCAACTTATCTATGTCTATAAAAAATATCACCATTGCAGGAGGGGAACTCTCGGATCACAAATTTCTTTTCAAGTAGCTTTTAGTGGGTTTAATGTTACCGTTTATGATGCTTTTGAAAAAGGAATTGAGCATTGTAAAGATCTTCATAACCGGTACGGAAAAATCTATAAAAATGAAATGAATGCTTCGGATCAGCAAATTAAAGAAACACATGAAAGACTTACCTACACTACTAATTTGGCAGAAGCTGTAAAAGATGCCGACCTTATCAACGAATCTATCCCTGAAGACCCGGAAATCAAAACTGCTTTTTACAAAGAACTGGCTATTGTAGCACCGGAAAAAACCATTTTTACAACCAATTCTTCAACCACCATACCGAGTATGTATGCACGGGAAACAGGAAGACCTGATATGTTTCTTGCATTGCATTTTGCCAATCAAATCTGGAAAGCAAACATTGGTGAGGTGATGGGACATAAAGAAACAGATCCTGAAATTTTTGATACCGTAGTGCAATTTGCCAGGGATATTGGAATGGTGCCAATAGTAATCAAGAAAGAACATTCTGGTTATGTCATTAATTCTTTACTTGTTCCTTTTTAG
- a CDS encoding SusD/RagB family nutrient-binding outer membrane lipoprotein, with protein sequence MKKIISIIIISVIAFGCDDRLDELNTDKKNPAQVPASSLFSNGLKNGFDILNSINVNENVFNLYVQYFTTTTYPEETRYNLTSRTIPENFWFSIYVDALSDLNEAKNLINSDLENEPTNPEELTNQIAIINIFEAYLYHTLVDVFGNVPYSEALDPDNITPVYDDAQAIYDEIIMKINTALSNLDESQPAFGATQDILYHDDLSKWMKFANTLKLRIGMRYADVDPNRSTSLVNEALSAGIFESNADNASLEYLSAAPNTNPVYEDLVLSGRQDFILAETVGDVLNSLQDPRITAFATPVAFGYRTDDNNNRLDSTIVDSPGYFIVWDAVNGSDSLSWQQGTFTISASDANLNPRVFRGGLIGENNSFVTHAKVGPALYADPSLPGTIMSYSEVEFLLAEAVERGGYNVSGTAEEHYNAGIEASFDQWGVNGYEDYISQLEVAYATADGDWRNKIGRQLWIALYDMGVESWNSWKRLNHDTLKPLEGDTEVTVPLRLTYPLIEDQLNGDNVAAASQAIGGDEKYTRIFWDVN encoded by the coding sequence ATGAAAAAGATAATATCCATAATCATAATTTCAGTCATCGCCTTTGGTTGTGATGACAGGCTGGATGAACTTAATACGGACAAAAAAAATCCTGCCCAGGTTCCTGCCTCCTCTTTGTTTAGTAATGGACTAAAAAATGGATTCGATATCCTGAATAGTATAAATGTAAATGAAAATGTTTTTAATTTATATGTTCAATACTTTACAACGACCACGTACCCGGAAGAAACCAGATATAATTTAACTTCCAGAACCATTCCGGAAAATTTCTGGTTTTCAATTTACGTTGATGCTCTTTCTGATCTGAATGAAGCAAAAAATCTGATTAATTCAGATCTGGAGAATGAACCGACAAATCCGGAAGAGCTCACTAATCAAATAGCGATAATAAACATTTTCGAAGCGTATTTATATCATACTTTGGTAGATGTATTTGGAAATGTACCATACTCAGAGGCTTTGGATCCAGATAATATTACACCGGTCTATGATGATGCTCAGGCCATTTACGATGAAATCATAATGAAAATAAATACGGCTTTGAGCAATCTTGATGAATCACAGCCGGCATTTGGAGCTACACAGGACATCCTGTATCATGATGACCTGAGTAAATGGATGAAATTTGCTAATACTCTCAAGCTGAGAATAGGCATGCGATATGCAGATGTTGATCCTAACAGATCTACATCGCTGGTAAATGAAGCCCTTTCAGCTGGCATATTTGAAAGCAATGCTGACAATGCATCGCTGGAATATCTGAGTGCTGCACCGAATACCAATCCCGTATATGAAGATCTTGTCTTGAGCGGAAGACAAGACTTTATTCTTGCCGAAACTGTCGGAGATGTTCTTAATTCCCTTCAGGACCCGAGGATTACTGCGTTTGCAACTCCTGTGGCATTTGGGTATCGAACTGATGACAATAATAACAGACTCGATTCGACAATTGTTGATTCTCCCGGTTATTTTATTGTCTGGGATGCTGTCAATGGTTCTGATTCATTATCCTGGCAGCAAGGTACATTCACTATTTCGGCTTCGGATGCCAACCTGAACCCCAGAGTTTTCAGGGGTGGATTGATTGGTGAAAATAATTCATTCGTCACTCATGCAAAGGTAGGACCTGCTCTTTATGCTGATCCTTCTCTTCCCGGAACTATCATGAGTTATTCAGAAGTAGAGTTTTTACTTGCGGAAGCAGTTGAAAGAGGTGGATACAATGTATCAGGAACGGCAGAAGAACATTATAATGCAGGTATAGAGGCATCGTTTGATCAATGGGGAGTCAATGGATATGAAGATTATATTTCTCAGCTAGAGGTCGCTTACGCCACTGCTGATGGTGATTGGAGAAATAAAATAGGTCGTCAACTTTGGATCGCACTATATGATATGGGTGTAGAATCATGGAACTCATGGAAGAGACTCAATCATGACACATTAAAACCCCTTGAAGGTGACACCGAAGTAACAGTTCCGTTACGATTGACTTATCCATTAATCGAAGATCAGTTAAACGGAGACAACGTAGCAGCAGCATCACAAGCTATTGGAGGTGATGAAAAGTACACGAGAATCTTTTGGGATGTAAACTAA
- a CDS encoding SusC/RagA family TonB-linked outer membrane protein, translating into MLKIYLMAFCLVSFIAIGQDKNVSGYVTDQGGNGIPGVNVLIKGTSTGVVTDIEGKYSINVPSSESILVYSSIGYVSQEIPVGSKSTIDVVLREDIQQLSEVVVTAMNISREKASLGYSQQTLDSDAVSKVKETNFINSLSGKAAGVNVRQNNTMGGSTNIIIRGNSSFTNNQPLFVIDGTPINNATENEEGQINGRNGYDYGNPAADINPEDIESMSILKGAAATALYGSRGQNGVILITTKKGQNRQGLGISVSSGFTVGTIDKSTFAEYQKEYGAGYGAYYGSTGYFNDLDVDGDGIDDLVVPTTEDASFGGAFDPSLNVYHWDAFVPESEFYRTSRPWVAGANDPVEFFETQTIWDNTIALFGGNENLSYRVSYTNVNQNGILPNSEMTKNTINFNGSAKLNKKLTTDIFFQYNRNDVIGRYSTGYSDNLMSQYRQWWQTNVDIKAQEEIFHRTGKNYTWNAADPTSDPTRPIYWDNPYWTRFKNFNSDLRDRFIMKVGVNYQILDWLSLNLRFSGDMYNWLREERRAVGSVPAEFTVNRLEVPSGYQKYTIDSEEFNYNALLNANKQITDDLNIAGLLGFNLRRENYDFIWESTSGGLAVPDLYSLSNSLFPNPFPDERLWQREVYGYFGNVNIGWQNTFYLDGNYRIDVTSTLPVENNQYDYWSIGLGYVFSEMFSIDWMDFGKFRASYGTVGNDTRPLRVKQTYERINNFGGAVLTSLPDEKNNDQLKPELTREWEVGLALTLFKQRFNFDLAYYNRTTDNQLMAVKVSQATGYDATFINAGEIENKGIELMIGGDWIKNNDFRFNTTVNFTRNRSEVKSLIGDVQTYVFASYQSGVTSNAQVGQPFGVLKGTGYQYIDGQRVINSDGYPVAVTDQIIGDPNPDWTMGINNTFSYKSLSLGFLIDIQKGGDIYSLDMHYGRGTGLYPETAGLNDKGNPIRSPVADGGGFLYEGVTEAGEPNTTYGEAMAYNGAFYWGNDDYNPNTMTVYDAGFVRLRELSLTYTFPRSLFDNVLEKLSLSFVGRNLWIIDKNLPYADPESGLGAGVSQGFITGAYPTVRTFGFKVDATF; encoded by the coding sequence ATGTTAAAAATTTACTTAATGGCATTCTGCCTGGTTAGCTTTATCGCAATCGGGCAGGATAAAAACGTATCCGGCTATGTTACTGACCAGGGCGGTAATGGCATACCCGGTGTAAATGTACTGATAAAAGGTACCAGTACAGGTGTAGTTACAGACATAGAAGGTAAGTATTCTATAAACGTGCCTTCGTCTGAATCCATTCTTGTTTATTCATCTATTGGTTATGTTTCCCAGGAAATTCCAGTTGGTTCGAAAAGCACTATCGATGTTGTTTTACGAGAAGACATTCAACAGCTCAGTGAAGTAGTAGTGACAGCAATGAACATTTCCAGGGAAAAAGCTTCATTAGGTTACTCACAACAAACGCTGGACTCAGATGCTGTAAGCAAAGTAAAAGAAACCAACTTCATCAATTCTCTTTCCGGAAAAGCTGCTGGTGTAAATGTCAGGCAGAATAATACCATGGGAGGATCAACGAATATAATTATTCGTGGTAACTCTTCTTTCACAAACAACCAGCCTTTATTTGTTATAGATGGCACACCAATAAATAATGCTACTGAAAATGAAGAAGGGCAGATAAATGGTCGTAACGGTTACGATTACGGCAACCCGGCTGCCGATATAAATCCCGAAGACATTGAATCAATGTCAATATTAAAAGGCGCAGCAGCTACTGCTCTGTATGGTTCAAGGGGTCAGAATGGAGTGATCTTAATTACGACCAAAAAAGGACAGAACAGGCAAGGATTAGGAATAAGCGTAAGCTCAGGGTTTACCGTTGGTACTATTGATAAGTCTACTTTTGCAGAATATCAAAAAGAATATGGAGCCGGTTATGGAGCCTATTATGGCTCTACAGGATATTTTAATGATTTAGATGTTGATGGTGATGGAATAGATGATCTTGTAGTACCTACTACCGAAGATGCCTCTTTTGGTGGTGCTTTCGATCCTTCACTAAACGTATATCACTGGGATGCCTTTGTTCCTGAATCTGAATTTTACAGAACTTCCAGACCATGGGTAGCAGGAGCAAACGATCCGGTAGAGTTTTTTGAAACACAAACTATCTGGGATAACACCATTGCTCTTTTTGGCGGAAATGAGAATCTCTCCTATAGAGTGAGTTATACCAATGTGAATCAAAATGGTATACTACCCAATTCTGAAATGACAAAAAATACCATAAACTTTAATGGAAGTGCTAAACTAAATAAAAAGCTTACCACAGATATTTTCTTTCAATATAATCGTAATGATGTAATAGGTCGTTACAGTACCGGATATTCAGATAATCTAATGTCCCAATACAGGCAATGGTGGCAAACCAATGTAGACATTAAAGCACAGGAGGAAATATTTCACAGAACAGGTAAAAATTATACCTGGAATGCTGCTGACCCTACTTCTGACCCTACAAGACCGATTTACTGGGATAACCCTTATTGGACAAGGTTCAAAAACTTTAATTCAGACCTTAGAGATCGCTTTATTATGAAAGTCGGTGTTAATTACCAGATTCTCGATTGGTTAAGTCTGAACCTGAGATTTTCAGGCGACATGTATAACTGGCTCAGAGAAGAAAGAAGAGCTGTAGGAAGTGTTCCTGCTGAATTTACTGTGAACAGGTTGGAAGTACCCTCAGGTTACCAGAAATATACCATTGACAGTGAGGAATTTAATTACAATGCATTACTTAATGCTAATAAACAAATCACTGACGATTTGAATATAGCAGGTCTTTTAGGCTTTAACTTAAGAAGGGAAAATTATGATTTCATATGGGAATCAACCAGCGGAGGATTGGCAGTTCCGGATCTTTACAGCTTAAGCAACTCTTTATTCCCAAACCCATTTCCTGATGAAAGGCTCTGGCAAAGAGAAGTATATGGCTATTTTGGTAATGTTAATATTGGCTGGCAAAATACTTTCTACCTGGATGGTAATTATCGTATCGATGTTACTTCAACTTTACCTGTAGAAAATAATCAATACGATTACTGGTCTATAGGTCTTGGTTATGTATTCTCTGAAATGTTCAGTATTGACTGGATGGATTTTGGAAAATTCCGAGCCAGTTATGGTACAGTTGGTAATGACACCAGGCCACTAAGAGTAAAACAAACATATGAACGGATTAATAATTTTGGTGGTGCTGTATTAACCTCTTTACCAGACGAAAAAAACAATGATCAGCTAAAACCTGAATTAACACGGGAATGGGAAGTTGGTCTGGCACTTACCCTTTTCAAGCAAAGATTCAATTTTGATTTAGCCTATTATAACCGGACAACGGACAACCAGTTAATGGCTGTTAAAGTATCACAAGCAACCGGATATGATGCAACATTTATTAATGCCGGCGAAATTGAAAATAAGGGTATAGAACTAATGATTGGTGGTGACTGGATCAAAAATAATGATTTCAGATTTAATACGACCGTTAACTTCACCCGAAATCGCAGTGAGGTAAAATCATTGATCGGTGATGTCCAAACCTACGTTTTTGCCTCCTATCAGAGTGGTGTAACATCAAATGCCCAGGTTGGTCAGCCTTTTGGCGTGCTCAAAGGAACCGGATACCAATATATAGATGGCCAACGAGTAATTAATTCAGATGGCTACCCCGTGGCAGTAACAGATCAGATCATTGGTGATCCAAACCCGGATTGGACTATGGGTATAAATAACACCTTCAGTTATAAATCACTTTCCCTTGGTTTCCTCATTGATATCCAAAAAGGAGGCGACATATACTCTCTTGATATGCACTATGGTCGGGGAACAGGTTTATATCCTGAAACTGCAGGTTTAAACGATAAAGGTAATCCGATAAGATCTCCGGTTGCTGATGGAGGTGGATTCCTATATGAAGGTGTAACTGAAGCTGGTGAACCGAATACTACTTACGGAGAAGCTATGGCCTATAATGGAGCATTTTACTGGGGTAATGATGATTATAACCCCAACACAATGACAGTTTATGATGCCGGATTCGTAAGACTAAGAGAATTATCACTGACCTATACTTTCCCCAGAAGTCTATTTGATAATGTCCTTGAAAAACTGAGTCTATCATTTGTAGGAAGAAATCTTTGGATCATCGATAAAAACCTTCCTTATGCAGATCCTGAATCCGGACTTGGAGCAGGTGTAAGCCAGGGATTTATTACCGGGGCATACCCCACAGTACGAACCTTTGGGTTTAAAGTCGATGCAACTTTTTAA